In Reichenbachiella agarivorans, one genomic interval encodes:
- a CDS encoding DUF423 domain-containing protein: protein MDNNTLKIGIILAMLTVIIGAFGAHGLKDTLVEYGTQETFDTAVQYHGMHALALIFVGVLGLNNESKWLNWAKWLFVVGIVFFSGSLYVLSVSGIKILGVITPIGGLCFIAGWSMMIASLKSK, encoded by the coding sequence ATGGATAATAATACTCTGAAAATTGGGATAATTCTGGCGATGTTGACCGTCATTATAGGTGCCTTTGGTGCGCATGGGCTAAAAGACACCTTGGTTGAGTATGGAACGCAAGAGACTTTTGATACTGCTGTTCAATACCATGGAATGCATGCGTTGGCTTTAATTTTTGTTGGGGTATTGGGATTGAATAATGAATCGAAGTGGTTGAATTGGGCCAAGTGGTTGTTTGTGGTAGGAATAGTGTTTTTCAGCGGATCGCTTTATGTGTTGAGCGTATCGGGAATCAAAATACTGGGAGTGATTACTCCAATTGGGGGACTTTGTTTCATCGCTGGCTGGAGCATGATGATTGCCTCACTCAAGAGCAAATAA
- a CDS encoding T9SS type A sorting domain-containing protein codes for MRKFLLGILLLIPIAMFAQTGPAGIGTTDGSSTLELWLRADQGISTIDNKVQTWQDLSGNSRHMTQPTIGNRPSFISASSELNEQAVVDFVSSSNSYLRGSNTADFFGLNTDAPDQIGDVFIVFKQPSTNSGYIAQFPRTTGNTSFLTLLSNGGNGTPADNNQLNDLQVFVSTNPGSFSVVSSEGPYTDNFTIDNFHLARYGFDPSTKEVWLYDNSKLIQQITSTNSISYNSNTGNNSFKLGSSGSGQYYDGEIAEVFVFTEKINDAKYIIIQNYLNARYNLPTVNDYYHGDEVANQNHDFGVFGIGRANATAIVNTANKEGLTLASNTGLEDGDYLFAGHRIKTNAILDNDINGITGSMPARMRRTWYLDKNDANNSLTVNITFDLDDAGLQDVSLATASNYRLITRATTGSGAWTEIVNTPVIDDVANTITFSNVTITDGNYYTVATNDNSVSPLGDIQQTWYSFQTGAWGNPSSWTLDGATTPIYSNPSGEIPGSGDNVIITAGRTISMYQLDGSTILNGVKTQSLSIKGSGRLNILTSTGHNMGIISGAGTLAIQGVPNTGATAYVENLPAGNYSAFADQLLGGTITLNTASSGTPLVLNQTLSGTITAGPNGAVSRSMTVNMTNVTDVVILQRALYLTNNLNITRGRLQIHRNAAQTFADITFTDTALSIDVINDVSISATGSIVTGTANQRHQFNSYGNFTNAGSLAFTQRVTPTYTSDATDGIVDLNFLNSVKDQTLNCNGLSHFYRIEVDKSSPTFVLTISASADGYFNLNGRANYHIDSDLGIGGANNNALGLVTGTVKLGTNVKIPVLNTANNYSVSSLSALWVDGGEVKKVNGTAVVAYGTVKISSGSAEFLVNSGITMRDAGAIEISGGTLYANQIRTSVNGANHVGSYLQTGGTVILNGGSGVGSVSTGSTGTQSNYYVFNLTHPTNVFRMSGGTLNIRRSNFNSTGADINIQTDDLGGGIYIASSAQNYEVTGGTVIMNMDNTVPFKVTSTAPFYNVIMTNSAGGAINDVDGNTTVNIQPTDDNIVFLSGGQSNNPAFSSLEAQPLVVLNDLTIGDGTNPIRFDHLGQNVTIGRNFTISANAQYYFGDAALLPISLPNGNATVPSTHQNTTTFNSGLSGTLNLSNLINDGEANNEQLFHNVIVNKGANASVTITAPNKISGNNNAFRIAELGSIRIESGTLDQGVNSLRFYGDVYNAGSMGVFESGVTENGALLKFRANDFTIETEPGAIFGNFRLNSANGTISLDNSVTIKRLQFQNGRLYIGKHNLKIEELDIALSGTADYESCQGCFSVEDMIITDGKVSDGGLSLRITSAVNPAGVVSNNINGNATLDAINDDYFLFPLGIGTTGLAATSKYTPALLSMSNVGDLGEDGEAYITINPVQGELQTTNLSGGEILSYYWKVKTEGFDVDPTLNFIQFFGNDMDDPSAGANLTSYVSGKVLDGGSYTRSSEANTVTDPANPGFQNTDFSILFDGDGAGFTLNNSNFTAGVATRFVGSPDIYYTKLNSRRNWNDQTKWTHNADGTAGGNDGYPQVGDIAVIQSYGNLNQNHWVNANVDIEIAELRFDASDGGYPPRLWVTKTNANLNLGVVSGEGEIYLEVTSTNSPQFIGETDLVAWSDEPNSTFIYQVTSNNNTVNMMSNVEVYPRLRMEAEGGTNRVLQTSIPITINQDVRMDRGANWRLNHDTHIKGDLRITWQDNSGCWVEIGDDREVTITMDSDLKLENGNGAGTANFIVENNNLNGFQHKILLAGNIEIETGLSGTSSLNLYNGTGTNNNAILELTGSDSKTFINYSSASVTPNLYRIVMNKGTDKTGSFAINNAIDIPLPSEIGEQPIEIVNGTLILDNSGIDITLTDASTGDFYLPNTNNANSSSGSGALEIKQGIARIEGDNTGLILDGSLILSGGNLDMSTGIGNGNNFIEYSANGNAQIMVTDAASTLSVGSQIRRGFFSDAGSLDLTITDGTVEIGAATDGDKRRGMLEIINSGSNFVHTGGSLIFKNQNGVTATDGIKASLLLQPDTYDLTGSTIYIDLNETNDDNFSINSSIPLNNLNILSTSGVESEVVQLKTRSLIINGDLTLSNDIEFRSNNLDLTLKGDLIINNTAKYTPGLNKTTFNIADATSQQVSSTSAVKFYNFEKTGTGTLNLMSDIEVSGATMLLSAGILADNGNMINFSGQTLVNNATHTSNGTVVNGGVIFNRTIGSQVLSTSNVGVFGNLTIDNSDGVALPDANQEFNINNNLTLSEGVLDIGPALLLLTSSATITNGNGEGSALSHFGEENQIQTNSSIIDFGLEKEFAANSTADIVFPVGEGNRYTPVLVDFTSRGGNSGSTAGRLRIRPRNAVAPIMLSEDQAIQDAILQYHWLINGTGLTNFDADVVASYDDDVIGTDAEDTYRAARAIFSDPNLAVQNPFPDTDGDGMIESDPDPDNTMDIVINTITFPIVSESDFSGEYFAGNPDIIPDAFETLIFDANSNNNYNTADNYFYDNNDDGVFNGADGDVRQTDLTAVTGGAIEIAAGKTMSLNTNYISFSRLIIPSDGVLEIDGTNGHILGQVSGTGTIRINSDGTTAALPAGDYLNFFDCTGGALEYGGSGDYTIMVEANEVRQLTLNGSGTKTFVTNSNISICEDLIVNDGILNLAAERTFTVGGDFIQNNGTVNMAEDGIFRVEGNVSLIDGVLTTANNSQFELFGDLSRTNTTISSSGGNAGQVSFLGNTSQNISGGFNMANVVINNSAPGIAINISSTLQINNSLSLIDGIIGTDNTVFKSTSFTINSVLIFGPSATYIGGSSASFVDGVVRKNSIPSGGNFIFPTGDGSTFAPVTVQAVSPGAADWTARYVMINPSANLSNNYSNLGTTTVSYAEYWVIHPSTAQAATVGLTYGTQSQVLIPNQTTVVSIFDNDGQADGVDNDDTWADRGRTGLSSGASTSGGTITSGALSSFNLLFLTIGGQNEDALPVDLLSFDGYMVSTGVELKWVTASEQNNDHFEIERSKDGENYEYLGQVEGNGTTSNKTTYGFIDTTPYYGVSYYRLIQVDYDGKETIFGPVTINNDQYKQGIEVVLYPNPTQSDNVNINLSSGDENSPIGIVIFDITGHMVYSQMVEAQLGTQSIPVRFNSRLQSGIYHVKVQQGNQQQIQKLVIR; via the coding sequence ATGAGAAAATTTTTACTTGGAATCCTTTTATTGATCCCAATCGCAATGTTTGCCCAAACTGGTCCTGCAGGTATAGGAACAACAGACGGGTCTTCTACATTGGAATTATGGTTAAGAGCCGATCAGGGTATTTCTACTATTGACAACAAAGTACAAACATGGCAAGATCTCAGTGGAAATTCTCGCCACATGACCCAACCAACCATTGGTAACAGACCTTCGTTCATATCTGCTTCAAGTGAGCTCAACGAGCAAGCTGTGGTAGACTTTGTTTCGTCATCCAACTCCTATCTGCGAGGCTCGAATACAGCTGATTTTTTTGGACTCAACACAGATGCACCTGATCAAATAGGTGATGTTTTTATTGTATTCAAACAACCATCAACCAACTCAGGTTATATTGCACAATTCCCAAGAACAACTGGTAATACCTCATTCCTAACCCTCCTATCAAACGGAGGAAATGGCACTCCGGCCGACAATAATCAGTTAAATGATCTGCAGGTTTTTGTATCTACCAATCCTGGTAGTTTTTCCGTTGTATCATCTGAAGGCCCGTACACCGATAATTTCACCATTGACAATTTCCACCTTGCGAGATATGGTTTTGATCCTTCTACCAAAGAGGTATGGTTATATGACAATAGTAAGCTCATCCAACAAATCACTTCTACCAATAGCATCTCATACAATAGTAATACTGGAAACAATTCCTTCAAGCTTGGTAGCAGCGGTTCTGGTCAATATTATGATGGTGAGATTGCTGAAGTTTTCGTTTTTACTGAAAAAATCAATGATGCCAAGTATATTATCATTCAAAATTACCTTAATGCAAGGTATAATCTTCCTACGGTCAATGACTATTACCATGGAGATGAAGTAGCCAATCAAAATCATGACTTTGGAGTATTTGGTATTGGCAGAGCCAACGCAACTGCTATTGTCAACACTGCCAACAAGGAAGGTTTGACACTTGCCAGCAACACAGGACTAGAAGATGGGGATTATCTTTTCGCTGGCCACAGAATCAAGACCAATGCCATACTTGATAATGATATCAACGGTATAACTGGCTCTATGCCAGCTAGAATGAGACGCACTTGGTATTTAGACAAAAATGACGCAAACAATTCTCTAACAGTCAATATTACATTTGATTTAGATGATGCAGGTTTGCAAGATGTCTCCTTGGCAACCGCTTCTAACTATAGACTGATTACACGTGCTACAACAGGTAGTGGTGCTTGGACAGAAATTGTTAACACACCAGTAATTGATGATGTAGCCAATACAATTACTTTCTCCAACGTAACGATAACTGATGGTAACTACTACACTGTAGCCACTAATGATAACAGCGTCAGTCCCTTAGGTGACATACAGCAAACTTGGTACAGTTTTCAAACTGGAGCATGGGGTAACCCAAGCTCTTGGACACTTGATGGAGCAACCACGCCTATTTACAGCAATCCAAGTGGTGAAATACCAGGATCAGGTGACAATGTAATCATTACTGCTGGCCGTACAATTAGCATGTATCAGCTAGATGGCTCTACTATTTTAAATGGTGTAAAAACACAATCGCTGAGCATCAAAGGATCAGGTAGGTTAAATATTCTAACCTCCACTGGGCACAACATGGGGATTATCTCGGGTGCAGGGACTCTGGCTATCCAAGGTGTACCCAATACAGGTGCGACTGCCTATGTAGAAAATCTACCTGCGGGTAATTACAGTGCTTTTGCTGATCAATTGTTAGGAGGAACTATTACACTAAATACAGCAAGCAGTGGGACTCCACTAGTTCTAAATCAAACATTGAGTGGGACAATCACTGCAGGACCAAACGGAGCTGTTTCTAGAAGTATGACCGTCAATATGACAAATGTAACAGATGTGGTTATACTACAACGTGCACTTTACTTGACTAACAATCTCAATATCACAAGAGGTCGTTTACAAATTCATAGAAATGCAGCTCAAACATTTGCTGACATTACCTTCACCGATACTGCGTTAAGCATCGACGTAATCAACGATGTATCCATTTCAGCCACTGGATCGATTGTTACTGGTACAGCTAATCAAAGACACCAATTCAACAGTTATGGTAATTTCACCAATGCGGGTTCCTTGGCATTTACTCAAAGAGTGACACCAACCTATACATCAGACGCTACTGATGGTATAGTAGACCTGAATTTTCTCAATTCTGTCAAAGATCAAACGTTGAACTGTAATGGTTTATCACACTTCTACAGAATAGAAGTTGACAAATCGTCTCCTACATTTGTACTAACGATCTCAGCCAGCGCAGACGGGTACTTTAATCTCAATGGTAGAGCCAACTACCATATTGATTCCGATTTAGGTATAGGTGGAGCAAACAACAATGCGCTTGGACTAGTCACCGGTACAGTTAAACTCGGTACCAATGTTAAAATCCCTGTATTGAATACAGCTAATAACTACTCTGTCTCATCTTTGTCAGCTCTATGGGTAGACGGTGGAGAGGTAAAAAAGGTAAATGGTACAGCTGTCGTTGCTTATGGAACAGTAAAAATATCATCTGGATCAGCAGAATTTCTTGTTAACTCTGGGATTACTATGCGAGATGCTGGAGCAATAGAAATATCTGGAGGAACACTCTATGCCAATCAAATTAGAACTTCAGTAAACGGAGCTAATCATGTGGGTAGTTATTTACAAACTGGTGGTACTGTCATTCTCAATGGTGGATCGGGGGTAGGTTCGGTGAGCACTGGATCAACAGGTACTCAATCCAACTATTATGTATTCAACCTAACACACCCTACAAATGTATTCAGGATGTCAGGGGGTACTTTGAATATCCGCCGATCCAACTTCAACAGTACAGGAGCTGATATTAATATTCAAACAGATGACCTTGGTGGTGGTATTTACATAGCATCATCCGCTCAAAACTATGAGGTAACAGGAGGAACGGTAATTATGAACATGGACAATACCGTTCCATTCAAAGTCACATCTACAGCTCCATTCTACAATGTCATTATGACCAATTCTGCAGGTGGAGCAATCAACGATGTAGATGGTAACACGACTGTCAATATTCAGCCAACAGATGACAATATTGTATTTCTATCAGGTGGTCAGTCCAATAATCCTGCATTCTCATCGCTAGAGGCACAGCCTTTAGTTGTATTGAATGACCTTACCATTGGAGACGGTACAAACCCTATACGTTTTGACCACTTAGGACAAAATGTAACTATTGGTAGAAATTTTACCATTTCAGCGAATGCCCAGTATTATTTTGGAGATGCCGCATTATTACCAATTAGCTTACCCAATGGAAATGCAACTGTTCCGAGTACACATCAAAATACAACTACATTTAATTCCGGATTAAGTGGCACGCTCAATTTGTCTAACTTGATTAATGATGGAGAAGCCAACAACGAACAACTCTTTCACAATGTAATTGTAAATAAGGGAGCAAATGCAAGTGTTACCATCACTGCACCCAACAAAATATCAGGTAATAACAATGCCTTTCGTATTGCAGAATTAGGTTCTATCCGAATAGAATCGGGAACTCTTGATCAAGGCGTAAATAGCTTAAGATTCTACGGAGATGTTTACAATGCAGGTTCTATGGGTGTTTTTGAATCTGGAGTAACAGAAAATGGTGCCCTATTGAAATTCAGAGCTAATGATTTTACTATAGAAACAGAACCAGGGGCAATCTTCGGAAACTTCAGACTGAATTCTGCAAACGGTACAATTTCATTAGATAACAGTGTAACAATCAAACGTTTACAATTCCAGAATGGCCGACTCTACATTGGTAAGCACAATCTAAAAATTGAGGAATTAGACATTGCATTGAGTGGCACAGCAGATTATGAGAGTTGTCAGGGATGTTTTTCTGTAGAGGATATGATCATTACAGACGGTAAAGTTTCTGATGGAGGGTTGAGTTTGCGTATTACTTCTGCTGTCAATCCTGCTGGTGTAGTATCAAACAACATAAATGGAAATGCGACGCTAGATGCCATTAATGATGACTACTTTTTATTCCCACTTGGAATCGGTACCACTGGATTGGCTGCCACTTCAAAATATACTCCTGCTCTATTGAGCATGTCCAATGTAGGTGATCTAGGAGAAGATGGTGAAGCATATATTACGATCAATCCAGTACAAGGAGAGCTACAGACCACCAATCTATCTGGAGGTGAAATATTGTCTTACTATTGGAAAGTGAAAACCGAAGGTTTCGATGTAGATCCTACGCTTAATTTCATTCAGTTCTTTGGCAATGACATGGATGATCCTTCTGCTGGTGCCAATCTCACTTCCTATGTTTCAGGAAAAGTATTAGATGGAGGTTCCTATACACGTAGTTCTGAAGCTAACACAGTAACAGATCCAGCTAATCCTGGCTTTCAGAACACGGATTTTTCGATCTTGTTTGATGGAGATGGCGCAGGGTTTACTTTGAATAATAGCAATTTTACAGCTGGCGTAGCTACGAGATTTGTAGGATCACCAGACATCTATTACACAAAATTAAACTCACGCAGAAACTGGAATGATCAAACTAAATGGACTCACAATGCTGATGGAACCGCTGGTGGTAACGATGGTTACCCACAAGTAGGAGATATTGCTGTCATACAGAGCTATGGTAATTTAAATCAGAACCACTGGGTTAATGCAAATGTAGACATAGAAATTGCAGAATTAAGATTTGATGCTTCAGATGGTGGTTATCCTCCAAGACTCTGGGTTACGAAAACTAACGCAAATCTAAACTTAGGAGTCGTATCAGGAGAAGGCGAAATTTATTTAGAAGTGACATCAACCAACTCTCCTCAGTTTATTGGAGAGACGGACTTAGTAGCATGGTCTGACGAACCAAACAGTACTTTTATCTACCAAGTCACGAGCAACAACAACACTGTAAACATGATGAGTAATGTTGAAGTGTATCCAAGATTAAGAATGGAGGCAGAAGGAGGAACCAATCGTGTCCTTCAAACTTCCATTCCTATTACTATCAATCAGGACGTAAGAATGGATCGTGGTGCCAACTGGAGACTAAATCATGATACCCATATCAAAGGAGATTTAAGAATCACTTGGCAAGATAATAGTGGTTGTTGGGTGGAAATTGGTGATGATAGAGAAGTTACTATTACCATGGATAGCGACTTGAAACTTGAAAATGGAAATGGCGCAGGTACAGCTAATTTCATTGTTGAAAACAATAACCTAAATGGATTTCAACACAAGATACTATTGGCAGGCAATATTGAAATCGAAACGGGACTTTCTGGAACCTCTTCCTTAAATCTTTATAACGGAACTGGTACAAACAATAACGCTATTCTTGAGCTTACAGGCTCTGATTCCAAAACTTTTATCAACTATTCATCAGCATCTGTAACTCCTAATTTGTACCGCATTGTAATGAACAAAGGCACAGATAAAACTGGAAGCTTCGCAATAAACAATGCAATAGACATCCCTCTTCCATCTGAAATCGGAGAACAACCGATTGAAATAGTAAATGGAACACTGATTTTAGACAATTCAGGTATCGATATCACTTTGACTGACGCTTCAACTGGTGATTTCTATTTACCAAATACCAATAACGCAAATTCTTCGTCAGGATCTGGAGCTCTAGAAATCAAACAAGGTATTGCACGTATAGAAGGAGATAATACAGGTCTGATTTTAGATGGTAGTCTTATCCTCAGTGGAGGAAACTTAGATATGTCAACTGGAATAGGAAATGGTAACAACTTTATAGAATATTCTGCTAATGGCAATGCGCAAATCATGGTTACAGATGCTGCTTCTACTCTGTCTGTAGGTTCACAAATCAGACGTGGTTTCTTCTCCGATGCAGGTTCACTTGACTTGACCATCACTGATGGAACAGTTGAAATCGGTGCTGCTACTGATGGAGACAAAAGACGAGGCATGCTTGAAATCATAAACAGTGGTAGTAATTTTGTTCATACAGGTGGCTCGTTGATCTTCAAGAATCAAAATGGAGTAACTGCCACAGATGGTATCAAAGCCTCTCTGCTACTACAACCAGACACCTATGACTTGACTGGTTCTACCATCTACATTGATCTCAATGAGACCAATGATGACAATTTTAGTATCAATAGCTCGATTCCATTGAACAACCTGAATATATTAAGTACATCAGGAGTAGAAAGCGAAGTAGTCCAACTCAAAACTAGATCACTGATAATTAATGGAGACTTGACATTGTCAAATGACATAGAGTTCAGATCCAACAACTTGGATCTGACATTGAAAGGGGATTTAATTATCAATAACACGGCCAAATACACGCCAGGTTTGAACAAAACTACTTTCAACATTGCAGATGCAACTAGCCAGCAAGTGTCTAGTACCAGTGCAGTCAAGTTCTATAATTTCGAAAAAACTGGTACGGGTACCTTGAACTTGATGAGTGATATAGAAGTGTCAGGTGCAACTATGCTCCTCTCTGCTGGTATTTTGGCAGACAACGGAAATATGATTAACTTCTCTGGCCAAACTTTGGTCAACAATGCTACTCATACTTCCAATGGTACTGTAGTCAATGGTGGGGTTATATTTAACAGAACTATTGGATCACAAGTCTTATCCACCTCTAATGTTGGCGTATTTGGAAACTTAACCATCGACAACAGTGATGGTGTGGCTTTGCCAGATGCTAACCAAGAGTTTAATATCAACAACAACCTCACGCTAAGTGAAGGTGTATTGGATATTGGTCCAGCATTGTTATTACTTACTAGCTCTGCAACCATCACCAACGGCAATGGCGAAGGTTCTGCTTTGTCTCATTTTGGAGAGGAAAATCAAATTCAGACCAACAGTTCTATTATTGACTTTGGATTGGAAAAAGAATTTGCTGCCAATTCTACCGCAGACATCGTATTCCCAGTTGGAGAAGGCAACAGATATACGCCTGTTTTGGTTGATTTTACAAGTAGAGGAGGTAATTCTGGTTCTACTGCAGGTAGATTACGAATCAGACCTAGAAATGCTGTCGCACCAATTATGCTCAGCGAAGATCAAGCAATACAGGATGCCATATTGCAATACCACTGGTTGATCAATGGCACAGGTCTGACCAACTTTGATGCAGATGTGGTGGCTAGTTACGATGATGATGTAATTGGTACAGATGCTGAAGACACTTATAGAGCTGCAAGGGCAATCTTCTCTGATCCCAATTTAGCAGTACAAAACCCATTCCCAGACACAGATGGCGATGGCATGATCGAATCAGACCCTGATCCCGACAATACCATGGACATTGTAATCAATACAATCACCTTCCCTATTGTTTCAGAAAGTGATTTCTCTGGGGAGTATTTTGCAGGTAATCCTGATATTATACCAGATGCATTTGAAACATTGATATTTGATGCTAATTCAAACAATAATTACAATACTGCTGACAACTACTTCTATGACAACAATGACGATGGTGTATTCAATGGTGCAGATGGAGATGTGAGACAAACTGATCTCACTGCAGTGACTGGTGGAGCTATTGAAATAGCGGCTGGCAAAACCATGTCATTGAATACCAACTACATTAGTTTCAGTAGATTGATCATCCCTTCTGATGGAGTATTAGAAATAGACGGTACTAACGGTCATATCTTGGGTCAAGTGAGCGGAACAGGTACTATTCGTATCAACAGTGATGGCACTACAGCGGCATTGCCTGCGGGTGATTATCTCAATTTCTTTGATTGCACTGGTGGTGCACTTGAGTATGGAGGATCAGGCGATTATACGATCATGGTAGAGGCTAATGAGGTAAGACAACTCACTTTGAACGGTAGTGGCACCAAAACTTTCGTTACAAATAGTAATATCTCCATTTGTGAAGACTTAATCGTAAACGATGGTATTTTGAACCTTGCAGCTGAACGAACATTTACAGTTGGAGGAGATTTCATCCAAAACAATGGTACAGTCAATATGGCTGAAGATGGTATATTCAGAGTAGAAGGAAACGTAAGTTTGATAGATGGTGTCCTGACTACTGCCAACAACAGCCAGTTTGAGCTCTTTGGAGATTTGAGCAGAACAAATACTACTATTAGTTCTTCTGGGGGAAATGCTGGACAGGTAAGCTTTTTGGGTAATACTTCTCAAAATATTAGTGGTGGATTCAATATGGCTAATGTTGTGATCAACAACAGTGCTCCTGGTATCGCTATCAATATATCTTCCACCCTACAGATTAATAATAGTCTTTCGCTGATAGATGGTATTATCGGAACAGACAATACAGTTTTCAAATCAACATCATTTACAATCAACAGTGTATTAATTTTCGGTCCATCAGCTACCTATATAGGTGGTAGCAGCGCGAGTTTTGTAGACGGTGTGGTAAGAAAAAACTCAATCCCATCAGGAGGAAACTTCATCTTCCCAACAGGAGATGGCTCTACTTTTGCACCCGTTACTGTACAGGCTGTATCTCCAGGAGCTGCTGATTGGACAGCCAGATACGTAATGATTAATCCATCTGCCAATTTGAGTAATAACTACTCAAATCTTGGAACTACAACTGTTTCTTATGCTGAATATTGGGTAATACACCCCTCAACAGCTCAAGCTGCAACAGTCGGCCTAACTTATGGTACACAATCACAAGTATTAATACCTAATCAGACTACAGTCGTTTCAATATTTGACAATGATGGACAGGCTGATGGTGTAGACAATGATGATACTTGGGCAGACCGAGGTAGAACTGGTTTATCTTCTGGCGCATCTACCAGCGGAGGTACCATTACTTCTGGAGCCCTCTCTTCTTTCAATTTGTTATTCCTAACAATAGGAGGTCAAAATGAAGATGCACTCCCAGTTGATCTACTTTCATTCGATGGATACATGGTATCTACAGGTGTCGAACTCAAATGGGTGACCGCATCAGAACAGAACAACGATCACTTCGAAATTGAAAGATCTAAAGATGGTGAAAACTATGAGTACCTAGGTCAAGTAGAAGGAAATGGTACCACCAGTAACAAAACCACCTATGGATTCATAGATACTACCCCATACTACGGTGTTTCCTACTATAGATTGATCCAAGTAGATTATGATGGCAAAGAAACGATTTTTGGTCCTGTCACTATCAACAACGATCAATACAAGCAAGGAATCGAAGTTGTGCTATATCCGAACCCTACTCAGTCTGACAATGTCAACATCAACTTGAGCTCAGGGGATGAAAACAGCCCCATAGGAATTGTCATCTTTGACATTACGGGGCATATGGTCTATAGCCAAATGGTAGAAGCACAATTGGGTACACAGAGTATCCCAGTTAGATTCAATAGCCGACTACAGAGTGGTATCTACCATGTCAAGGTACAACAAGGCAATCAACAGCAAATACAGAAACTGGTGATCAGATAA
- the modA gene encoding molybdate ABC transporter substrate-binding protein encodes MLLHLYPKACLIIVLFIYSFTLQAQVIRVAAASSMVDLLHEIKVEFEKTHHQTIEIISGSSGTLTNQILQGAPFDLFFSANIKYTDILKSKGMGIYPPEIFTYSPIVIWTKEAIGSPATYMLSESCQSIGIAQPGLAPFGDMALRYLQTITHESVSHKLVYGSNIAITNQYIYAGSVDLAITSKSSQVKLSRAIPCCWTEVSNSIVPKLPHAFLVLQPNALPLYEYLQEEKNTSRSFENHGYSSSP; translated from the coding sequence ATGCTATTGCATCTATATCCAAAGGCTTGTTTGATCATTGTGCTTTTTATCTATTCATTTACCTTGCAGGCGCAGGTAATCAGAGTAGCTGCCGCATCGAGCATGGTAGATTTGCTACATGAAATAAAAGTAGAGTTTGAAAAGACCCACCATCAGACCATAGAAATCATCTCAGGCAGTTCTGGTACACTCACCAATCAAATCCTCCAAGGAGCACCTTTTGACTTATTCTTTTCTGCCAACATTAAATATACAGACATATTAAAATCCAAAGGAATGGGCATTTACCCTCCTGAAATATTCACGTACAGTCCTATTGTGATTTGGACAAAAGAAGCTATCGGCTCACCAGCGACCTATATGCTCAGTGAATCGTGTCAAAGCATAGGCATAGCACAACCTGGTTTGGCTCCTTTCGGTGACATGGCTCTTCGCTATTTACAGACTATCACCCACGAGTCTGTTTCGCACAAACTGGTCTATGGCAGCAACATTGCTATCACGAATCAATACATTTACGCTGGATCCGTTGATCTCGCGATCACATCCAAATCCTCGCAAGTAAAATTGAGCAGAGCAATACCTTGCTGCTGGACGGAGGTTTCAAACTCAATCGTCCCTAAACTTCCTCATGCTTTTTTAGTCTTGCAGCCCAATGCGCTTCCATTGTATGAATATCTACAAGAGGAGAAAAACACAAGCCGATCATTTGAAAACCATGGCTACTCCTCGTCTCCTTAA
- a CDS encoding peptidylprolyl isomerase yields the protein MFDYKSILEKEDLNQNDIPFDKAHGRGDIFKYHTYYNQRTLSYIDNHFGEGFAEQLQKQALSNKHWIGPFQPNKGYHIVMLVDRGSGRQPSFDEVKDSAKVDMQGIHMERLKTEAIQDIRDSYEVIIDPEIR from the coding sequence TTGTTTGATTACAAATCAATACTAGAAAAAGAAGATCTGAACCAAAACGACATCCCATTTGACAAAGCGCATGGCCGAGGCGACATCTTCAAGTACCACACCTATTACAACCAAAGGACGCTTTCTTATATTGACAATCATTTTGGTGAAGGCTTTGCTGAGCAGCTCCAAAAACAAGCATTATCCAACAAACACTGGATTGGTCCATTTCAGCCCAACAAGGGCTATCATATTGTCATGCTCGTAGATCGAGGTAGTGGACGACAACCTTCGTTTGATGAGGTCAAAGACAGTGCAAAAGTAGATATGCAAGGCATCCATATGGAGCGACTCAAAACTGAGGCAATCCAAGACATCAGAGATTCTTATGAAGTAATCATCGATCCAGAGATTCGGTAA